In Microbacterium sp. AB, a single genomic region encodes these proteins:
- a CDS encoding helix-turn-helix transcriptional regulator, with protein sequence MNSYRQDDWAASPSHPSAVNAPYLMGTGVVTAEDTGTRPLSPPHSHPDPMLAWCYRGTVWVHLQDAMWRLAPGQGMWIPAHTPHTAHHEADSTGCYTYIPDSSLIVPIDDVTRVLVPRAVQEMLLHLGINDMPTDLRVRIQSVLIEMLQQPVPEAASEWGEVPMPADERVRPLVQAVLAYPGDPRSARDLLLAHGLHERTVLRIFQNDVGMSFGRWRTGVRMTLGARLIIDGTPVGAAAHRCGYATTSAFSASFKERFGITPRQHVARVQADAAHQLYWR encoded by the coding sequence ATGAACTCTTATCGGCAGGATGACTGGGCGGCGAGCCCGTCGCATCCGTCGGCCGTCAACGCCCCGTATCTGATGGGGACCGGCGTCGTCACGGCCGAGGACACGGGCACTCGCCCGCTCTCGCCCCCGCACAGCCACCCCGACCCGATGCTCGCTTGGTGCTACCGCGGCACCGTCTGGGTGCACCTGCAGGATGCGATGTGGCGTCTGGCCCCGGGCCAGGGGATGTGGATCCCTGCGCACACTCCGCACACCGCTCACCATGAGGCCGACTCGACCGGTTGCTACACCTACATCCCGGATTCGTCGCTGATCGTGCCGATCGATGACGTCACCCGGGTGCTCGTGCCCCGCGCGGTGCAGGAGATGCTCCTCCACCTCGGCATCAACGACATGCCGACCGATCTGCGCGTGCGCATCCAGTCGGTGCTCATCGAGATGCTGCAGCAGCCCGTTCCGGAGGCCGCGAGCGAGTGGGGCGAGGTGCCGATGCCCGCTGATGAGCGCGTGCGGCCGCTCGTGCAGGCTGTGCTCGCCTACCCCGGCGATCCCCGCAGCGCCAGGGACCTGCTCCTCGCACACGGACTCCACGAGCGGACGGTCCTCCGCATCTTCCAGAACGACGTCGGGATGAGCTTCGGGCGCTGGCGCACCGGCGTGCGGATGACCCTCGGCGCTCGGCTGATCATCGACGGCACACCGGTCGGGGCGGCGGCGCACCGCTGCGGATACGCCACGACGAGCGCGTTCTCCGCGAGCTTCAAGGAGCGGTTCGGCATCACGCCGCGGCAGCACGTGGCACGCGTGCAGGCCGATGCGGCCCACCAGCTGTACTGGCGTTGA
- a CDS encoding helix-turn-helix domain-containing protein codes for MNGKSGRNETRVSALRRSAGWTQERLCEQSGVPVRTIQRLEAGNETSLETLSRIADALKVEVRDLFVTTDGAGFAAAIDGLDDRRARVRRHQWVLNIVGWAAISVGVLVGAGGAWSGPDRFFTYAIGGLVALTAGLWAVRGRPRWLPMAAVWVTAAVSLLYLLAFGWAWWVYGCVAVVVIALGALLTWLLVVETQRSV; via the coding sequence ATGAACGGCAAGAGCGGCAGGAACGAGACGAGGGTCAGCGCGCTGCGTAGGAGCGCGGGCTGGACGCAAGAGCGGCTCTGTGAGCAGAGCGGTGTTCCCGTGCGGACGATCCAACGGCTCGAGGCCGGCAATGAGACGAGCCTCGAGACGCTTTCCCGCATCGCGGACGCGTTGAAGGTCGAGGTTCGGGACCTGTTCGTGACGACCGACGGCGCCGGGTTCGCCGCGGCGATCGACGGCCTCGACGATCGGCGCGCACGGGTCCGCCGACATCAGTGGGTCTTGAACATCGTGGGTTGGGCTGCGATCTCGGTCGGCGTGCTCGTCGGCGCGGGAGGAGCCTGGAGCGGGCCGGATCGCTTCTTCACGTATGCGATCGGCGGTCTGGTCGCCCTGACCGCCGGGCTGTGGGCGGTGCGCGGTCGGCCGCGGTGGCTGCCGATGGCGGCCGTGTGGGTCACGGCGGCGGTGAGTCTGCTCTACCTGCTCGCATTCGGGTGGGCGTGGTGGGTGTACGGGTGCGTCGCGGTGGTCGTGATCGCGCTCGGCGCCCTGCTGACCTGGCTGCTCGTCGTCGAGACGCAGCGCAGCGTGTGA
- a CDS encoding nitroreductase/quinone reductase family protein yields MVRLYRRDGRAAARLRSMYPNGRADRRAKAYARVWAAVFGTGFIGRRWIALEVVGRRTGTLRRVPLGMARHEGRWYLVSMLGECAWVRNVRAADGRAAIKRGRRRPVRLVEVRVESRAPIIKAYLQKVPGARPHIRADPDAPVEDIAASAPRVPVFAITRPQAARLAESPATGRTVR; encoded by the coding sequence ATGGTCCGGCTCTACCGGCGCGACGGCCGCGCCGCCGCGCGGCTGCGCAGCATGTATCCGAACGGGCGTGCCGATCGACGGGCCAAGGCGTACGCGCGGGTGTGGGCGGCCGTGTTCGGGACCGGTTTCATCGGGCGGCGCTGGATCGCCCTGGAGGTCGTGGGGCGCCGCACCGGGACGCTGCGCCGGGTGCCGCTGGGGATGGCGCGACACGAGGGGCGCTGGTACCTGGTGTCGATGCTCGGTGAGTGCGCATGGGTGCGCAACGTACGGGCTGCTGACGGCCGGGCCGCGATCAAACGCGGCCGTCGGCGTCCCGTGCGCCTGGTCGAGGTCCGCGTCGAGAGCCGCGCACCCATCATCAAGGCCTATCTGCAGAAGGTGCCCGGCGCCCGCCCGCACATCCGAGCGGACCCGGATGCGCCTGTGGAGGATATCGCCGCGTCGGCGCCGCGGGTGCCGGTGTTCGCGATCACCCGGCCTCAGGCGGCCCGGCTGGCAGAGAGCCCGGCGACGGGACGGACCGTCAGATGA
- a CDS encoding alpha/beta fold hydrolase, with product MITRVTPTGASIPEVQHHVAAVGDANLHYVSAGTEGSPILLVHGFPESWWAFHKLIPLLAHTYRVFAVDLRGFGDSTVAEAGFTSAQAAEDLHELITALDVGPVHLAGQDIAGGTLYRLATEHPDDVRSIIATEMGLAGFGLENLGDITHGGSWHIGALAAPGIARLLFTGREHELLGTWAFPSMTAVPGSISDADVAEFARAFAREGGWNGPVGLYRSMLAEGEDFRSRATTKLTIPALAVGGFGGPFTAGTLSQIVTGPIASVEFDGVGHYVALEAPERLAAAILDFLADITPGALT from the coding sequence ATGATCACCCGGGTCACCCCCACGGGCGCGTCCATCCCCGAGGTCCAGCACCACGTCGCCGCCGTCGGCGACGCGAACCTGCACTATGTCTCCGCCGGCACGGAGGGATCGCCGATCCTGCTCGTGCATGGCTTCCCCGAGTCGTGGTGGGCGTTCCACAAGCTCATCCCGCTCCTCGCTCACACGTACCGCGTCTTCGCCGTGGACCTCCGCGGCTTCGGTGACTCCACTGTCGCCGAAGCCGGCTTCACCAGTGCTCAGGCGGCCGAGGACCTGCACGAGCTGATCACCGCGCTCGACGTCGGCCCCGTGCACCTCGCCGGACAGGACATCGCCGGCGGCACGCTCTACCGCCTCGCCACCGAGCACCCGGACGATGTGCGGAGCATCATCGCCACCGAGATGGGCCTCGCCGGCTTCGGTCTCGAGAACCTCGGCGACATCACCCACGGCGGCTCCTGGCACATCGGCGCTCTCGCCGCGCCGGGAATCGCCCGCCTGCTCTTCACCGGCCGCGAACACGAGCTCCTCGGCACCTGGGCCTTCCCGTCGATGACCGCCGTCCCAGGATCCATCAGCGATGCAGATGTCGCGGAATTCGCCCGCGCGTTCGCGCGCGAAGGAGGCTGGAACGGCCCCGTCGGGCTGTACCGATCGATGCTCGCAGAAGGCGAGGACTTCCGCTCCCGCGCGACCACCAAGCTGACCATCCCCGCACTGGCCGTGGGAGGCTTCGGTGGCCCGTTCACGGCGGGAACGCTCTCCCAGATCGTCACGGGACCGATCGCCAGCGTCGAGTTCGACGGCGTCGGCCACTACGTCGCACTCGAGGCACCCGAGCGCCTCGCCGCGGCCATCCTCGACTTCCTCGCAGACATCACGCCCGGCGCGCTCACGTAG
- a CDS encoding MarR family winged helix-turn-helix transcriptional regulator, with the protein MSGAGFARLVLGAFDSMVEQVRAELARAGHPDLTVANEFAIQAIDEGASSAADLARALGVTRQAAAKTITSLEGLRYVTRTSDEEDARRKHLVVTDHGHEAVAIGATAFDDVYQRWHCTVGADTAATVEEALRTLTDRKEAAEADARCRHRRPRRADSPRADPAGSADHPDP; encoded by the coding sequence ATGAGCGGCGCCGGATTCGCACGGCTCGTACTCGGCGCGTTCGATTCGATGGTCGAGCAGGTTCGCGCGGAGCTTGCGCGTGCGGGACACCCCGACCTCACTGTCGCCAACGAGTTCGCCATTCAGGCGATCGACGAAGGCGCGAGCAGTGCCGCCGACCTCGCCCGAGCACTCGGGGTGACCCGCCAGGCGGCGGCGAAGACGATCACATCCCTCGAAGGACTCCGATACGTCACGCGCACATCCGATGAGGAAGATGCGCGACGAAAGCACCTGGTCGTGACCGACCATGGGCATGAGGCCGTCGCCATCGGCGCCACCGCCTTCGATGATGTCTACCAGCGCTGGCACTGCACCGTCGGCGCGGACACTGCGGCAACGGTGGAGGAGGCGCTGCGCACCCTCACCGACCGGAAGGAGGCTGCCGAAGCCGACGCGCGATGCCGTCACCGCCGGCCGCGTCGCGCCGATTCTCCTCGAGCCGACCCCGCAGGATCGGCCGATCACCCTGATCCGTAG
- a CDS encoding DUF6458 family protein: MGIGSGIALFVIGAILAFAVNVDLGGAVDLPLIGYILMGAGAVVFLISLVFVFRRRSAVSTSRTAVDPASGEQITTRRTTDSGEPPV, encoded by the coding sequence ATGGGTATCGGATCTGGAATCGCCCTCTTCGTCATCGGCGCGATCCTCGCGTTCGCCGTGAACGTCGATCTGGGCGGCGCCGTCGACCTCCCCCTGATCGGCTACATCCTGATGGGCGCCGGGGCGGTGGTCTTCCTCATCAGCCTCGTCTTCGTCTTCCGCCGCCGGAGCGCCGTGTCGACGTCGCGCACAGCGGTCGATCCCGCGAGCGGCGAGCAGATCACCACGCGACGCACGACGGACAGCGGCGAGCCCCCGGTCTGA
- a CDS encoding response regulator yields MTESGSEPPRVVVIDDDPDVALFTQRILMKRAGCVVEVLTDPLEARGIVGRFVPDVVVTDIEMPGVNGLELMAQLRRESPGLKIVVMTAHVSVEYAVSALREHADEFLTKPVDSAELVSIVSRLAAESRRVREQQREQVVLAIGAHPDDVEIGVGATLVAHRAVGDTVVVLTLSRGARGGDVDRRQHESVAAAELLGARLFLEDLWDTRIARSDEPVDIIERVVREVRPSSVYTHSSHDRHQDHRAVHEATMVATRDIPVVGCYQSPSSTVDFRPNRFVTVDDHIEGKLRLLDCYRSQSDVRGYLKPDFVLATARYWSRFGTGTSAEPLEIVRDAAGISGRLSAQGVAVTSLALLLPYLLGVEPWQGENPADVWHALFAPGVLVLAALTLNELSRRVRVQVVRLREREARQREAELFSRSPRRHHRRRQPGGSRHDLHRDAAVPRENVNPAEHPGARRRPGRGTAG; encoded by the coding sequence ATGACGGAATCCGGGTCCGAACCGCCGCGGGTCGTGGTGATCGACGACGATCCCGATGTCGCGCTGTTCACGCAGCGGATCCTGATGAAGCGCGCGGGGTGCGTGGTGGAGGTCTTGACGGACCCGCTCGAGGCGCGGGGAATCGTCGGACGGTTCGTCCCCGACGTGGTCGTCACGGATATCGAGATGCCCGGAGTGAACGGGCTGGAGCTGATGGCGCAGCTGAGGCGTGAGAGCCCCGGCCTGAAGATCGTCGTGATGACCGCGCACGTGTCTGTGGAGTATGCGGTGTCGGCGCTTCGCGAACATGCGGACGAGTTCCTGACCAAGCCCGTCGACTCGGCGGAGCTGGTCTCGATCGTCTCCCGGCTGGCAGCGGAGTCGCGTCGCGTGCGCGAGCAGCAGCGTGAGCAGGTCGTGCTCGCGATCGGCGCCCATCCGGACGACGTGGAGATCGGGGTGGGCGCGACCCTCGTCGCCCACCGCGCGGTCGGGGACACGGTCGTGGTGCTGACGCTCTCGCGGGGGGCGCGGGGCGGCGACGTCGACCGTCGTCAGCACGAGTCGGTCGCGGCTGCGGAGCTGCTGGGCGCACGGCTTTTCCTCGAGGACCTGTGGGACACCCGGATCGCTCGTAGCGACGAGCCGGTGGACATCATCGAACGGGTCGTGCGGGAGGTGCGCCCCTCCAGCGTGTACACGCACAGCTCCCATGACCGGCATCAGGATCATCGGGCCGTCCACGAGGCGACCATGGTCGCCACCCGGGACATCCCCGTCGTGGGCTGTTATCAGAGCCCGTCGAGCACGGTCGACTTCCGCCCGAACCGGTTCGTGACGGTCGACGACCACATCGAGGGGAAGCTGCGGCTGCTGGACTGCTATCGGTCCCAGTCGGACGTCCGCGGGTACCTGAAGCCGGACTTCGTGCTGGCCACGGCTCGGTACTGGTCGCGCTTCGGCACGGGCACGAGCGCGGAACCGCTGGAGATCGTTCGCGATGCCGCGGGGATCTCGGGAAGGCTTTCGGCGCAGGGCGTCGCGGTCACCTCGCTCGCGCTCCTGCTGCCATATCTTCTCGGCGTCGAGCCCTGGCAGGGCGAGAACCCGGCCGATGTGTGGCACGCCCTCTTCGCCCCCGGCGTGCTCGTCCTCGCGGCCCTCACGCTCAACGAGCTCTCGCGCAGGGTGCGCGTCCAGGTCGTCCGGCTGCGGGAGAGGGAGGCGAGACAACGCGAAGCCGAGCTCTTCAGCCGAAGCCCACGGCGGCACCATCGACGTCGACAGCCGGGAGGGAGCCGGCACGACCTTCACCGTGACGCTGCCGTCCCCCGCGAGAACGTGAACCCCGCGGAGCATCCGGGAGCCCGACGCCGACCGGGCCGAGGAACTGCCGGCTGA
- a CDS encoding ABC transporter substrate-binding protein, with the protein MSDLRTPIESGKPARRRWPWLIAAGAAVVVVAVAITAAVRAGAGAGAQAQDAGDGAPVSGGTLEFALIDYQRSPDPHWGTNYAESIVADNITDKLTWQDPDTGEITPWLAESWEVDEALTEFTFHLRDDVTFSDGTPFDAEAVKANFDQYVNGDASLGINPNGAVLFPGYLETAVDDEFTVTVRFSQPSASFLQASSFTANAGPGFLSPSTLALSAEERTDPTKIIGTGPFVYEEWTEQVRTVLVKRDGYDWAPPAIDHDGEAYLDRIVFNTIPESSVRTGALQSGEIDATLDVGTTDEEPLEAAGFEIVSRQVSGTAIFFNFNTQLFPTNDIAVRRAIQLGWDRDALEQTVLTDNYSVATSVLADSVPGYADHSDTVLRYDPEEAKSILEEAGWRAGDDGVRIKDGERLEVSLIGISNLVANRPAYESVQQDLAEIGIDLQLNVLPLADYAAASASAVSDWNITAANRSRNDPAVLNLQYSPIIGNGSYIADDFEGRDEIVDRLGSLELTLDPDERTAYAEDAQDLLLEEYALVNPVYYPSQVIAHAPSVHGIIFDAQARNHFVDTWKDDSAS; encoded by the coding sequence ATGTCGGACCTTCGCACCCCGATCGAGAGCGGCAAGCCCGCCCGCAGGAGATGGCCGTGGCTCATCGCCGCGGGCGCCGCGGTCGTCGTCGTCGCGGTCGCGATCACCGCGGCGGTGCGCGCAGGCGCGGGCGCCGGCGCACAGGCGCAGGACGCCGGAGACGGCGCTCCCGTCTCCGGGGGCACCCTCGAGTTCGCGCTGATCGACTACCAGCGCAGCCCCGACCCTCACTGGGGCACCAACTACGCCGAGTCGATCGTCGCCGACAACATCACCGACAAGCTGACGTGGCAGGACCCCGACACGGGCGAGATCACGCCCTGGCTCGCCGAGTCGTGGGAGGTGGACGAGGCGCTGACGGAGTTCACCTTCCATCTCCGCGACGACGTGACCTTCTCCGACGGGACGCCGTTCGACGCCGAAGCCGTCAAGGCGAACTTCGACCAGTACGTGAACGGCGACGCATCGCTCGGGATCAACCCGAACGGCGCGGTGCTGTTCCCGGGCTACCTCGAGACGGCGGTGGACGACGAGTTCACCGTCACGGTCCGGTTCTCCCAGCCGAGCGCGAGCTTCCTGCAGGCGTCTTCGTTCACGGCGAACGCCGGCCCGGGCTTCCTGTCGCCGTCGACGCTCGCCCTGAGCGCGGAGGAGCGCACCGACCCCACGAAGATCATCGGCACGGGGCCGTTCGTGTACGAGGAGTGGACCGAGCAGGTGCGCACGGTCCTCGTCAAGCGGGACGGGTACGACTGGGCTCCGCCCGCGATCGATCACGACGGCGAGGCGTACCTCGACCGGATCGTGTTCAACACGATCCCGGAGTCGAGCGTGAGGACGGGGGCCCTGCAGTCGGGCGAGATCGACGCGACGCTCGACGTGGGGACGACGGACGAGGAGCCCCTCGAGGCCGCCGGATTCGAGATCGTCTCGCGCCAGGTCTCGGGGACGGCCATCTTCTTCAACTTCAACACGCAGCTGTTCCCGACGAACGACATCGCGGTGCGCAGGGCCATCCAGCTCGGATGGGACCGCGACGCGCTCGAGCAGACGGTGCTCACCGACAACTACTCCGTCGCCACCTCCGTGCTCGCAGACTCGGTCCCGGGCTATGCGGACCACAGCGACACGGTGCTGCGGTACGACCCGGAGGAGGCGAAGAGCATCCTGGAAGAGGCCGGATGGCGGGCCGGAGACGACGGCGTCCGCATCAAGGACGGCGAGCGCCTCGAGGTGTCGCTCATCGGCATCAGCAACCTCGTGGCGAACAGGCCCGCCTACGAGTCCGTCCAGCAGGACCTCGCCGAGATCGGCATCGACCTGCAGCTGAACGTCTTGCCGCTGGCGGACTATGCGGCGGCGTCGGCCTCCGCCGTCAGCGACTGGAACATCACCGCCGCGAACCGCTCGCGCAACGACCCCGCCGTCCTCAACCTGCAGTACAGCCCGATCATCGGCAACGGCTCCTATATCGCGGACGACTTCGAGGGGCGAGACGAGATCGTCGATCGCCTCGGCAGCCTGGAGCTCACCCTCGATCCCGACGAGCGCACCGCGTACGCCGAGGACGCCCAGGACCTCCTTCTCGAGGAGTACGCCCTCGTGAACCCGGTCTACTACCCGTCACAGGTCATCGCGCACGCGCCCTCCGTCCACGGCATCATCTTCGACGCGCAGGCGCGGAACCACTTCGTCGACACCTGGAAGGACGACTCCGCCTCGTGA
- a CDS encoding LLM class flavin-dependent oxidoreductase has translation MSEPARELHLNVNILNAGVFGGSWRVPENDPLSAYAWDHYVDIAKKAELARLDAIFLADGPGLEPDLAYRPGNGFEPSVLLARIAAETDRIGLIGTFSSSYNDADELAARLAGIDALSGGRLGWNVVTTAGAAAAANFGRPVEPAHAARYARASDVTARVISVWAGQDGVPRVPASPQGRPVLVQAGASKDGTRLAGEHAEAVFTAAQTIDEALALRRAIDEQAAAFGRRPEHVVILPGLSTVVGSTEAEARERRRLLADLVPEPYALRRLGGQLGIDLSAVDLDEAVPRGAFPVPEQAAGSQTFYRLVLGIIERDRPTYRQLLRTLGGGAGHRIVVGTPEQIADDIERWFRAGAADGFNVMPDALPSGFDHFAEQVVPELQRRGLFRTEYAGDTLRDHLGLPVREPLRGSPPVLSATW, from the coding sequence GTGAGCGAGCCGGCGCGCGAGCTGCATCTCAACGTCAACATCCTCAACGCCGGGGTGTTCGGCGGATCCTGGCGCGTGCCCGAGAACGACCCGCTCTCGGCCTACGCGTGGGATCACTACGTCGACATCGCGAAGAAGGCGGAGCTCGCGAGGCTGGATGCGATCTTCCTCGCCGACGGGCCCGGTCTCGAGCCCGACCTCGCCTACCGCCCCGGCAACGGCTTCGAGCCGAGCGTGCTGCTGGCGCGCATCGCCGCCGAGACCGACCGCATCGGGCTCATCGGGACGTTCTCATCGAGCTACAACGACGCCGACGAGCTCGCGGCCCGGCTGGCGGGCATCGACGCGCTCTCCGGCGGCCGACTCGGCTGGAACGTCGTCACGACGGCGGGCGCCGCCGCGGCGGCGAACTTCGGCCGCCCGGTCGAGCCCGCGCACGCCGCACGATACGCCCGCGCCAGCGACGTCACCGCCCGGGTCATCTCGGTATGGGCGGGGCAGGACGGCGTGCCGCGGGTGCCCGCCTCGCCGCAGGGCCGCCCGGTGCTCGTGCAGGCGGGGGCGTCGAAGGACGGGACCCGGCTGGCGGGGGAGCACGCCGAGGCCGTCTTCACGGCCGCGCAGACGATCGACGAGGCGCTCGCTCTCCGCAGAGCGATCGACGAGCAGGCCGCCGCGTTCGGCCGCCGGCCCGAGCACGTCGTGATCCTCCCCGGCCTGTCCACCGTGGTGGGGAGCACCGAGGCCGAGGCGCGGGAACGGCGCCGGCTGCTCGCGGATCTCGTGCCGGAGCCGTACGCGCTCCGCCGCCTCGGCGGGCAGCTGGGCATCGACCTGAGCGCGGTCGACCTCGACGAGGCCGTGCCGCGGGGCGCGTTCCCCGTGCCGGAGCAGGCGGCCGGCTCGCAGACCTTCTACCGCCTCGTGCTCGGCATCATCGAACGCGACCGGCCGACGTACCGGCAACTGCTGCGCACGCTCGGAGGCGGCGCAGGGCACCGCATCGTCGTCGGCACTCCCGAGCAGATCGCCGACGACATCGAGCGGTGGTTCCGAGCCGGCGCCGCAGACGGGTTCAACGTGATGCCCGACGCGCTGCCCAGCGGGTTCGACCACTTCGCCGAGCAGGTCGTCCCCGAGCTGCAGCGGCGGGGGCTGTTCCGCACCGAGTACGCCGGCGACACCCTGCGCGACCATCTGGGCCTGCCGGTGCGGGAGCCGCTCCGCGGCTCCCCGCCGGTGCTGTCCGCGACCTGGTGA
- a CDS encoding LLM class flavin-dependent oxidoreductase, translating into MTTSTPVIVQLPLPGASADPLRAAAWTRDAVAAAAELGAEAVLIPHGEEPALDPTVLAGLLSADGIDIPLIVEARTGGHAPFNLARRLQTLARITGGRAGLYLRDTGVDPVTAASRPGAAAASAVLGEYVRVLRRLWDSFPESALLGDRDAGLFADVDQIAPARHRGETYGVEGALNVPIAPGRRPVVLVDAESLDGDAPVDAVVSRTGTPLAGASSYRPLVWRPAAVDAGFAPGAAPPSGGVLLRIDASPAETPAHLEAALDALVHETGRGAGPAGDGALLQRLRTASAAAA; encoded by the coding sequence ATGACCACGAGCACTCCCGTCATCGTGCAGCTCCCGCTGCCCGGCGCATCCGCCGACCCGCTCCGGGCCGCCGCCTGGACGCGTGACGCCGTCGCGGCCGCCGCCGAGCTCGGTGCGGAGGCGGTCCTCATCCCGCACGGCGAGGAGCCCGCGCTGGACCCGACGGTCCTGGCCGGGCTGCTCAGCGCCGACGGCATCGACATCCCGCTCATCGTCGAAGCGCGCACCGGCGGACACGCGCCCTTCAACCTCGCCCGGCGGCTGCAGACCCTCGCACGCATCACCGGCGGGCGCGCCGGCCTCTACCTCCGCGACACGGGCGTGGATCCGGTCACCGCCGCCTCGCGGCCGGGTGCGGCCGCAGCCTCGGCCGTGCTCGGGGAGTACGTCCGCGTGCTCCGTCGTCTGTGGGACAGCTTCCCCGAGTCCGCGCTCCTGGGCGATCGCGACGCCGGTCTGTTCGCCGACGTCGACCAGATCGCTCCCGCCCGTCATCGGGGCGAGACGTACGGCGTCGAGGGCGCCCTGAACGTGCCGATCGCGCCGGGTCGGCGCCCCGTCGTCCTCGTCGACGCGGAGTCGCTGGACGGCGATGCCCCCGTCGACGCGGTCGTCTCCCGCACGGGGACGCCCCTCGCGGGAGCGTCCTCCTACCGGCCGCTCGTCTGGCGCCCCGCGGCCGTCGACGCCGGCTTCGCGCCCGGGGCCGCACCGCCGTCCGGCGGGGTGCTGCTGCGCATCGACGCCTCGCCGGCCGAGACCCCCGCCCACCTCGAAGCGGCCCTCGACGCCCTGGTGCACGAGACCGGCCGCGGCGCAGGCCCGGCCGGCGACGGCGCGCTGCTGCAGCGGCTTCGGACGGCGTCCGCCGCGGCGGCATGA